In one Candidatus Nomurabacteria bacterium genomic region, the following are encoded:
- a CDS encoding response regulator, with the protein MSNILLVEDEKVLRDAYTILLNSQGGYNVQTASNGKEALEYLEHNSYDLILLDIMMPVLDGIGFLKEGMLSEKSPNTRVVVLSNLSGGQEVKEAMRLGAHRSAVKSDLGPGDVMTIVQEELAKLK; encoded by the coding sequence ATGTCAAATATACTACTTGTAGAAGATGAAAAGGTGTTGCGTGACGCATATACTATATTGCTTAATTCTCAGGGTGGTTATAATGTTCAAACTGCCAGTAACGGCAAAGAAGCGCTTGAGTATCTCGAGCACAACTCGTACGATTTGATATTGCTAGATATTATGATGCCTGTTTTGGACGGCATAGGATTTTTAAAGGAAGGAATGCTTTCCGAAAAATCACCGAATACTCGGGTAGTAGTGCTGAGCAATCTATCTGGTGGTCAGGAAGTCAAGGAAGCCATGAGACTCGGCGCCCATAGGAGCGCCGTAAAGTCCGATCTTGGTCCCGGCGACGTGATGACAATTGTCCAAGAAGAACTTGCTAAATTGAAATAA
- a CDS encoding PAS domain-containing sensor histidine kinase produces MDLSSIRPKHKKRANELEKQLRETVHRYRLLFEATNDVLYDIDLQHGTVSWNDALYKHCGYRRTKRVNTLDWWISRVHPEDSLLFEIEISKWLESRQNTWESDYRFRKADGNYIFVHSRSIIQRAHDGTPQRVIGSLQDVTKQIQLINAKDEFISLVSHQLRTPLTAIRVYSEMLTGGTFGPVKQKQSAPMNQITDSSIRLIKLVDDILNISKVELGNFATKPTPMNINDLLAKHINEISPLAKEKNITIKFTPDALIEDVPVDVTIFDQVIHNLLTNAIRYTKHDEGVIDVAFIKNNKGYLLAVKDNGIGVPEEAKEYVFNRFFRANNAVKSGEVGTGIGLYLIKMMLDASSCKIWFESTEHKGTTFYVQIPQKGMAAR; encoded by the coding sequence ATGGATTTAAGTTCAATCCGCCCGAAGCACAAAAAGCGTGCGAACGAACTTGAGAAACAACTTCGTGAGACAGTCCATCGATACCGACTACTTTTCGAGGCAACTAATGACGTACTGTACGACATCGACCTGCAGCATGGAACCGTCTCATGGAACGATGCACTATATAAACACTGCGGCTACCGCAGAACTAAGCGTGTAAACACACTAGACTGGTGGATAAGTCGCGTCCACCCCGAAGACTCTTTGCTTTTCGAAATTGAAATCAGTAAATGGCTAGAGAGTAGGCAAAATACATGGGAATCAGACTATAGATTCCGAAAAGCTGACGGAAATTACATATTCGTCCACAGCCGATCAATCATACAGCGCGCGCACGACGGCACGCCGCAAAGGGTCATAGGTTCCCTTCAAGATGTCACCAAACAGATACAACTAATCAACGCAAAAGATGAATTTATATCGCTCGTATCGCATCAATTACGCACTCCTCTGACTGCTATACGAGTCTATAGCGAAATGCTCACAGGCGGCACGTTCGGTCCTGTTAAGCAAAAGCAGTCGGCTCCCATGAATCAGATAACGGATTCCAGTATTCGATTAATCAAACTCGTAGACGACATCCTCAATATTTCTAAGGTTGAGCTTGGAAATTTCGCCACTAAACCTACGCCGATGAACATCAATGATCTTTTGGCAAAACATATAAATGAAATTAGCCCGCTTGCAAAAGAAAAAAACATCACAATAAAGTTCACGCCCGATGCGCTTATAGAAGACGTGCCGGTAGATGTTACTATTTTTGATCAGGTCATTCACAATCTACTCACAAACGCCATACGATATACAAAACACGATGAAGGAGTCATCGATGTGGCATTTATTAAAAACAACAAAGGCTACTTACTGGCTGTAAAAGACAACGGAATCGGCGTACCAGAAGAAGCTAAAGAATATGTTTTTAATCGCTTCTTTCGTGCAAATAACGCAGTCAAAAGTGGCGAGGTAGGTACAGGAATCGGACTTTACCTCATAAAAATGATGCTCGATGCTTCAAGTTGTAAAATCTGGTTTGAAAGTACCGAACACAAAGGTACGACGTTTTACGTACAAATTCCACAAAAAGGCATGGCAGCCCGATAA
- a CDS encoding ATP-dependent Clp protease ATP-binding subunit — protein MQSTFYKYTSIRAAKARLGVRLGKPLLVVLLLLAFLFVAGGVLALYVHSTWGWLAIGLAAFPIMLYMWHRGDLEHPTATTNSIDGLLDGDILGRLSKDPTPKEIASVATSVRGGQFFAVRFGITGSFLNDITSEKPEDTETVWQHALDVRQQSGSEYISGAVLAVALLQSFPDHEKLLAHMHLDMGDMIAGVRWYEHLRLLISKIKEPRRSGGIARDFSFGYTPLLKRFGINLSEQASGRITVEVASHMKALDQLIDTFGSGGRQNAALVGAEGTGKTTIVHAFADRILDAKAKIPSSLKFRQVFMLDSAALIAAAPGRGELEGLIMQVLGEAYSAKNIIICLDNAQLFFEEGIGSVDLTNVLLPILEAGNLRVILTMDEQRLLQIGQRNPALVNALNRISVSPANREETIAVMQDQLIYTEYQRKVTYMYQSLAEAYRLSERYVHDLSMPGRAMKLLESGASYAEGGLVTGNSIQQAIEQTMDIKVGVASGEDEREKLLNLEDLIHKRMINQTRAVQVVSDALRRARAGVRNENRPIGTFLFLGPTGVGKTELAKALADVYFGGEDRMIRLDLNEYVRDEDVSRLIADGADDPTSLTAQAMKQPFSVVLLDEIEKANPKVLTTLLQLLDEGILRDIKNREVSFRDAIVIATSNAGADRIREYIERGYKLQDFEQKFTDELISSNQFKPEFLNRFDEIVIFRPLEKPELVQVIDLILAGVNKQMALQKVSVNVAQDAKELLVDKGYDPRLGARPMRRVVQRAVENLVAKQMLTGSVEPGTVIEITRDEVQKMLENQ, from the coding sequence ATGCAGTCGACGTTTTACAAATACACCAGTATACGAGCGGCAAAGGCTCGATTAGGCGTAAGGCTTGGTAAACCATTGTTGGTGGTGTTATTGCTCCTGGCATTTTTGTTTGTGGCGGGCGGGGTGTTAGCTCTTTATGTGCATAGTACATGGGGGTGGTTGGCGATTGGTTTGGCCGCTTTTCCAATTATGTTATATATGTGGCATCGCGGCGATTTGGAACATCCGACCGCAACGACCAATTCAATAGACGGTTTACTCGATGGCGACATACTTGGCCGACTGAGCAAGGATCCGACACCTAAAGAAATAGCGAGTGTTGCAACTTCAGTGCGTGGCGGACAATTTTTTGCTGTTCGTTTCGGCATCACTGGCAGCTTCTTAAATGACATTACTAGCGAAAAGCCCGAAGATACTGAAACGGTTTGGCAACACGCTCTTGATGTTCGCCAACAATCTGGCAGTGAGTATATATCTGGCGCCGTATTGGCAGTGGCGCTTCTTCAAAGCTTCCCTGATCACGAAAAACTACTCGCTCACATGCATCTAGACATGGGAGACATGATTGCAGGTGTACGTTGGTATGAACATTTACGACTTCTCATTAGCAAAATCAAGGAACCACGACGGTCTGGTGGTATAGCTCGCGACTTTTCGTTTGGTTACACACCGTTATTGAAGCGTTTCGGGATTAATTTATCTGAACAAGCGAGCGGGCGCATAACGGTCGAAGTGGCGTCGCATATGAAAGCACTAGATCAGCTAATCGACACCTTTGGGAGTGGCGGTAGGCAAAATGCGGCACTCGTGGGCGCCGAGGGTACGGGCAAAACAACGATTGTTCATGCGTTTGCTGACAGGATTCTTGATGCAAAAGCAAAAATACCGTCGAGTCTAAAATTTCGCCAGGTATTCATGCTGGACTCTGCGGCACTTATTGCAGCTGCGCCCGGCAGAGGCGAGCTGGAGGGGCTGATTATGCAGGTGCTGGGCGAGGCCTATAGCGCCAAAAACATTATCATCTGCCTAGACAACGCCCAGCTGTTTTTTGAGGAGGGAATTGGATCAGTCGATCTCACGAACGTACTGTTGCCTATTTTAGAAGCAGGTAATCTTCGCGTTATTTTAACTATGGATGAGCAGCGATTGCTGCAGATCGGTCAGCGTAATCCTGCGCTCGTGAATGCTTTAAACCGCATTAGTGTCTCGCCGGCAAACCGCGAAGAAACGATAGCCGTCATGCAGGATCAGCTGATATATACCGAATATCAACGCAAAGTCACCTATATGTATCAATCGTTGGCCGAGGCGTATCGATTAAGCGAAAGGTACGTGCATGATCTTTCTATGCCTGGACGTGCAATGAAACTGCTTGAATCGGGTGCTAGTTATGCGGAGGGTGGATTAGTGACAGGCAACTCCATCCAACAAGCGATTGAGCAGACGATGGACATCAAGGTTGGAGTGGCTAGCGGTGAAGACGAGCGTGAAAAATTATTAAATCTTGAGGATTTGATTCACAAGCGCATGATAAATCAGACTCGTGCCGTGCAGGTGGTGAGCGATGCGCTGAGACGAGCGCGAGCGGGCGTGCGCAACGAGAACCGGCCAATTGGTACGTTTTTATTCTTGGGTCCAACTGGCGTCGGTAAGACAGAACTTGCTAAGGCCTTGGCTGACGTCTATTTCGGAGGAGAAGACCGCATGATTCGTCTTGATTTAAATGAATACGTACGCGATGAAGACGTGTCGCGTTTGATTGCCGATGGTGCCGACGATCCGACCAGCCTCACGGCGCAGGCTATGAAGCAGCCGTTTAGCGTAGTGTTGCTAGACGAAATCGAAAAAGCAAATCCGAAAGTACTGACGACGTTGCTTCAGCTACTCGACGAAGGCATCTTGCGCGATATTAAAAACCGTGAAGTTAGTTTCCGTGACGCCATCGTGATTGCAACGAGCAATGCCGGCGCCGATCGAATCCGCGAATATATTGAGCGTGGCTATAAGCTGCAAGATTTCGAGCAAAAATTTACGGACGAACTCATTAGTAGTAATCAATTCAAGCCGGAATTTTTGAACCGTTTTGACGAAATTGTCATATTCCGGCCGCTTGAAAAGCCGGAGCTCGTACAGGTTATCGATTTGATATTGGCTGGCGTTAACAAGCAAATGGCTTTACAAAAAGTCAGCGTTAATGTGGCTCAAGATGCCAAGGAGTTGCTGGTCGACAAGGGCTACGATCCACGACTTGGTGCGCGGCCAATGCGTCGTGTCGTTCAGCGGGCAGTAGAAAATCTCGTCGCCAAGCAAATGCTCACCGGCAGCGTGGAGCCGGGCACCGTTATAGAGATTACGCGCGACGAAGTACAAAAAATGCTTGAAAACCAATGA
- a CDS encoding phosphoglycerate mutase family protein — translation MSRANDHNDPAFGTPNADLLKAGVDQAVSMGEKFEHLGFDRPETPVAVSYMKRSQQTALAAGFHILKPYRLLNELDLTPAEKMAAKYSHRLPLESLQQTEALLNNPPQEKIWHTHGLRAACIFKILDIYQDADDPFIMSFCEIREIPIGQSGN, via the coding sequence GTGTCCAGAGCAAACGATCACAACGATCCGGCATTTGGCACTCCCAACGCAGATCTTTTAAAAGCAGGTGTTGATCAGGCCGTTTCTATGGGTGAAAAATTTGAGCATCTAGGATTTGACCGTCCTGAAACTCCCGTCGCAGTTTCGTACATGAAGCGCAGTCAGCAAACTGCACTAGCTGCCGGGTTTCACATATTAAAACCTTACCGACTGCTTAACGAGCTCGACCTAACTCCAGCAGAAAAGATGGCGGCCAAGTACTCACATCGGCTACCCCTAGAAAGTCTGCAACAAACAGAAGCCCTGCTTAATAATCCGCCACAAGAAAAAATATGGCATACACACGGCCTCAGAGCTGCGTGTATATTTAAAATTCTCGACATATATCAAGACGCAGACGACCCGTTCATTATGAGTTTTTGCGAAATCCGTGAAATACCGATTGGTCAATCTGGTAATTAA
- a CDS encoding DUF4260 domain-containing protein, with protein sequence MKAIISFEYLFAAVLTALFFVVIGRFDWWWLLVGFLLFDVSMVGYLINNGVGAITYNIGHSLAGPGVLITSYILTSNEIALFIATLWLFHVFVDRALGFGLKHANGFHHTHLGSIGKSSKKR encoded by the coding sequence ATGAAAGCAATCATCAGTTTCGAGTACCTTTTTGCTGCCGTGCTTACAGCATTATTTTTCGTTGTAATAGGCCGGTTCGACTGGTGGTGGCTACTCGTCGGGTTTTTACTATTTGACGTCTCCATGGTCGGCTACCTGATTAATAACGGAGTCGGAGCAATCACCTATAACATTGGTCATAGTCTTGCTGGCCCGGGTGTGCTCATCACAAGCTACATCCTCACGAGCAACGAAATCGCACTATTTATCGCTACGCTATGGCTATTTCACGTTTTCGTTGATCGCGCGCTGGGCTTCGGTCTCAAACATGCAAACGGATTTCATCACACACATCTAGGCTCGATTGGCAAATCTTCAAAAAAGCGATAA
- a CDS encoding DUF2164 family protein: MKRKWDSEDEALQRKCVNEIITRIDESTDIGVGVIAAQDIIDIVTENLAPEIYNKGLTDAKKIISAKLADIEVDLNSLEQQIG; this comes from the coding sequence ATGAAAAGAAAATGGGACTCAGAAGATGAGGCGCTTCAAAGAAAGTGTGTAAACGAAATTATTACGCGCATAGACGAGTCGACGGATATTGGCGTTGGCGTCATCGCCGCACAAGACATAATCGATATTGTCACCGAAAATCTCGCGCCAGAGATATACAACAAAGGGCTAACAGACGCAAAAAAAATAATTAGCGCAAAGCTAGCCGACATAGAAGTTGACCTCAATTCGCTTGAGCAACAAATTGGCTAA
- a CDS encoding glutamine amidotransferase: protein MKKQLVILQLYPRDMNIYGDHGNTLVLEKRIKWHSYEPKVINYNPGDTFPDDVDIIVGGGGQDSGQDKIKDDLMKIGSKLRELAKDGTPMLMICGLYQLFGKYFKTQDGHTIDGIGLLDISTVAGPERLIGNIVTHSEQFGDIIGYENHSGQTFLGEGVQPLGTVIQGAGNNSRDGIEGARQYNVIGSYMHGSLLPKNPTIADWLIEQAAIKKFGDFVAADIDDRLAKLARKHALRRPR from the coding sequence ATGAAAAAACAGCTCGTTATCCTACAGCTTTACCCGCGCGACATGAATATATACGGGGACCACGGCAATACACTCGTACTCGAAAAGCGTATTAAATGGCATAGTTACGAACCTAAAGTAATCAACTACAACCCTGGCGACACATTCCCGGACGATGTCGATATTATCGTTGGGGGCGGCGGCCAAGACAGCGGCCAAGACAAAATCAAAGACGACCTGATGAAAATTGGCAGTAAACTCAGAGAACTCGCCAAAGACGGCACGCCAATGCTCATGATTTGTGGTTTGTATCAATTATTTGGAAAATACTTCAAGACACAAGATGGACACACAATCGACGGCATAGGCCTACTTGATATATCGACCGTCGCGGGCCCGGAACGCTTAATCGGAAACATCGTGACGCACAGTGAACAATTTGGAGATATCATCGGCTACGAAAATCATAGTGGCCAGACTTTTTTGGGCGAAGGAGTTCAGCCCCTAGGCACCGTCATCCAGGGGGCCGGCAACAACAGCCGCGACGGCATAGAAGGCGCTCGACAGTATAATGTGATAGGTTCATATATGCACGGCTCACTTCTTCCGAAAAACCCAACCATTGCTGACTGGCTAATCGAACAAGCGGCAATAAAAAAGTTCGGTGACTTTGTAGCGGCAGACATAGATGACCGTTTAGCAAAACTCGCCCGTAAGCATGCTCTAAGGAGGCCAAGATAA
- a CDS encoding DUF1727 domain-containing protein: protein MTKPYSVFAGKVVRYIARLRGGGSALPGLFVEKIDRNFVSDTLAQLPRGVVLVSGTNGKTTTTKMVVELLESQGLKVFTNRTGSNFSRGVAAALLGDVDRRGRLHADIAVLELDEAHAVHFVNQIPPRYTLLLNVMRDQLDRFGEIDTTASMLAHIANATTDTVVINREDPRLRAIASTLQTNVHFFGLADSLRHTFPNDDDMHGPATKQTEIPVADVVLTELNEEAVFTIDGASIKTPLKLQGVYNVYNAAAALALARAVMGNSVKQDKLIKRLSEVTPAFGRGERLIVGGQPCELILVKNPSGFRLSLSSFDPTNVATMIAINDNYADGRDMSWLWDVNFDSLRQGGVTQVSGIRAHDMALRLQYDEVPVDGIDVDLAGGLKNFLSKNVSSPKRIYCTYTAMLALRRELGKLTHVEDIR, encoded by the coding sequence ATGACAAAGCCCTATAGTGTTTTCGCCGGCAAGGTCGTCCGTTACATCGCCCGACTGCGCGGCGGTGGCTCTGCCCTGCCCGGATTGTTTGTCGAAAAGATTGATCGTAATTTCGTAAGCGATACATTAGCGCAGCTACCCCGCGGCGTCGTACTCGTCAGTGGTACGAACGGCAAAACGACGACAACAAAAATGGTTGTCGAGCTATTGGAAAGTCAGGGTTTGAAAGTCTTTACGAACCGAACTGGCAGCAATTTTAGTCGCGGCGTAGCAGCCGCCCTGCTTGGCGACGTAGATCGACGAGGTCGGCTACACGCCGACATTGCCGTTTTAGAACTAGACGAAGCGCATGCCGTTCATTTCGTTAATCAAATTCCTCCACGATACACACTTCTTCTCAATGTCATGCGCGACCAGTTAGACCGATTTGGCGAAATAGACACGACTGCCAGCATGCTAGCGCACATCGCGAACGCAACAACAGACACAGTTGTCATAAATCGTGAAGATCCACGATTACGTGCAATCGCCTCAACACTACAAACTAATGTCCACTTTTTCGGATTAGCAGACTCGCTCCGACACACTTTTCCTAACGATGACGATATGCACGGACCCGCCACCAAACAAACCGAAATACCAGTTGCCGATGTGGTCTTGACTGAGCTGAACGAAGAAGCAGTCTTCACCATTGACGGCGCATCGATCAAAACTCCGCTCAAACTACAGGGCGTCTATAACGTCTATAACGCCGCGGCGGCCCTAGCGCTTGCTCGAGCGGTTATGGGAAATAGCGTCAAACAAGACAAACTTATTAAGCGTCTTTCAGAAGTTACGCCAGCATTTGGCCGTGGCGAACGTCTCATCGTGGGTGGCCAACCGTGCGAATTGATTCTTGTAAAAAACCCGAGTGGTTTCCGACTAAGCCTAAGCTCATTTGACCCTACTAATGTAGCAACTATGATTGCAATCAATGATAATTATGCGGACGGTCGCGACATGAGCTGGCTCTGGGACGTTAATTTCGACAGTTTGCGTCAAGGCGGTGTCACTCAAGTTAGCGGTATTCGTGCCCATGACATGGCGTTGCGTTTACAATACGACGAAGTTCCCGTCGACGGCATCGACGTCGACTTAGCGGGTGGACTGAAAAACTTCCTTTCTAAAAACGTATCTTCGCCCAAGCGAATCTATTGCACATATACCGCCATGCTAGCGCTGCGACGTGAGCTCGGCAAACTAACGCACGTGGAGGATATACGATGA